A window from Rhizosphaericola mali encodes these proteins:
- a CDS encoding TonB-dependent receptor yields the protein MMNDLNGCKACIIFIISFFLSNAKAQFVVQGNASGFKSNKDTIELQLKNKDLNWSTKLSVHSNNYSFENIPAGNYVFIVVGNGYVSVVDSLNVIANLTRNIELRYKNGLQEVVVQSVKPIDQKKNDDLITFDQITNAKRWVSKRQIELLGSQRLDEVLKEQLGVTVVNDLGAGNRAVGVQMQGFGSDYVKILMDGMPIAGRMDGNLDLSRFSVQDIDHIEIIKGATSALYGADAMGGVINIITNQNAAKRAINAGVSYGSFDTKNINVGYTNPFGKRNSFYQIKEDYYQTNGFNASPQYLEGGQTSPPYTSNTIQGRARFELNDHDNINVSGRYAFRNSLMTRNYGDNYVTLDKLNDNDLNLLTSWNHTINNNSQFLVRYYLTHYYSSEQVSLQNRNSSLQNFRFGEWDNHLEGQYHVNSNDKKWDLISGLGAEFQQLQGYENAQSGHQVNSFVYGQLKYVFSSTINATVGARGSHNSIYGGKVTPTAGLNWNPIQHLYIRPSFGMGFKSPTYVQMNQVFTNLSQGYTVVGANVVSSALAALDSAGQISSIWAVASTIKNLKAETSHSFNLDAKWEQGGIWSLEANVFYNHIENMIFTEQIGIKTNGSQIFSYVNLAKVVNKGLELYGSVQPLKGLHLAANYQLLYSQDLSVLDSIKAGKLTVRSNPIRKATTKDYFNLPNRSRNMLQLQLFYDNKNIPWAGSIRANYRGKFGFMDLDNNGFIDPYDIYVPGYWFFNASIQRVLLKNKNLRVQFSVDNITNRTNYLMPYQAGRNYKVGLFYNLSFEK from the coding sequence ATGATGAATGATTTGAATGGATGTAAGGCGTGTATAATATTTATTATCAGCTTCTTTTTAAGTAATGCAAAAGCACAATTTGTAGTTCAAGGTAATGCTTCGGGGTTTAAATCAAATAAGGATACGATTGAGTTGCAATTGAAAAATAAGGATCTTAATTGGTCTACTAAATTATCTGTTCATTCCAATAATTATTCATTTGAAAATATCCCTGCGGGCAATTATGTATTTATCGTTGTAGGAAATGGTTATGTTTCTGTAGTGGATTCTTTAAATGTAATTGCTAATTTGACTAGAAACATAGAATTACGTTATAAAAATGGGCTGCAAGAAGTTGTAGTACAATCCGTCAAGCCAATCGATCAGAAAAAAAATGATGATCTTATAACTTTTGATCAGATTACCAATGCCAAAAGATGGGTGAGCAAAAGACAGATCGAGTTATTGGGTTCTCAAAGGTTGGATGAAGTCTTGAAAGAGCAATTAGGCGTAACTGTTGTCAATGACTTGGGCGCTGGTAACCGTGCTGTTGGTGTGCAGATGCAAGGTTTTGGCTCGGACTATGTAAAAATACTAATGGATGGTATGCCGATTGCTGGTCGTATGGATGGTAATTTGGATCTATCAAGATTTTCAGTACAAGATATTGATCATATCGAAATTATCAAAGGTGCAACCTCTGCCTTATATGGAGCAGATGCTATGGGTGGTGTAATTAATATTATTACCAATCAAAATGCTGCGAAACGAGCTATAAATGCCGGTGTGAGTTATGGCAGTTTTGATACTAAAAATATCAATGTCGGTTATACGAATCCTTTTGGAAAAAGAAATAGTTTCTATCAAATAAAAGAAGATTATTATCAAACAAATGGATTCAATGCTAGTCCACAATATCTCGAAGGCGGGCAAACTTCGCCGCCATATACTAGCAATACAATTCAAGGTAGAGCTAGATTTGAATTAAATGATCACGATAATATCAATGTGAGTGGGAGATATGCATTTCGAAATAGTTTAATGACTAGAAACTATGGAGATAATTACGTGACTTTGGATAAGTTGAATGATAATGACTTAAATCTACTTACCTCATGGAATCATACTATCAATAATAATTCTCAATTTCTAGTACGATATTATCTTACGCATTACTATTCTTCAGAGCAAGTTTCTTTACAAAATAGAAATAGTTCCTTACAAAATTTTCGTTTTGGAGAATGGGACAATCATCTTGAAGGACAATATCATGTCAACTCCAATGATAAAAAATGGGATTTGATTTCTGGTTTGGGTGCTGAGTTCCAACAATTACAAGGTTATGAAAATGCACAAAGTGGACATCAAGTCAACTCATTTGTATATGGACAATTGAAGTATGTATTTAGTTCAACTATAAATGCAACAGTAGGAGCGAGAGGTTCGCATAATTCTATTTATGGAGGAAAAGTAACACCCACTGCTGGGCTCAACTGGAATCCAATACAGCATTTATACATTCGACCATCCTTTGGAATGGGATTCAAATCACCCACTTACGTACAGATGAATCAAGTCTTTACTAATTTGTCACAAGGCTATACTGTAGTTGGAGCCAATGTTGTATCTTCTGCTTTAGCTGCATTAGATTCCGCAGGACAGATAAGCAGTATCTGGGCGGTTGCGTCCACTATAAAAAACCTAAAAGCAGAAACTTCTCATAGTTTTAATTTGGATGCAAAATGGGAACAAGGGGGCATTTGGAGTTTGGAAGCCAATGTATTTTACAATCATATTGAAAATATGATTTTTACCGAGCAAATTGGCATTAAGACAAATGGTTCTCAGATATTTAGTTACGTCAATTTAGCAAAAGTCGTCAATAAAGGTTTGGAATTATATGGTTCCGTTCAACCACTGAAAGGTTTGCATTTAGCGGCTAACTATCAACTACTGTATTCACAAGATCTGTCTGTTTTAGATTCAATCAAAGCCGGAAAATTAACAGTCAGAAGTAATCCAATAAGAAAAGCTACCACTAAAGATTATTTTAATCTACCTAATCGTAGTCGTAATATGTTGCAATTGCAATTGTTTTACGATAATAAAAATATTCCTTGGGCAGGTTCCATTCGTGCAAATTATCGTGGAAAATTTGGGTTTATGGATTTGGATAATAATGGATTTATCGATCCTTACGATATTTATGTGCCTGGTTATTGGTTTTTCAATGCGAGTATTCAAAGAGTATTGCTGAAAAATAAAAACCTGCGTGTTCAGTTTTCTGTGGATAATATTACGAATAGGACTAATTATCTTATGCCATACCAAGCGGGAAGAAATTATAAAGTGGGGCTTTTTTATAATTTAAGCTTTGAAAAATAG
- the tnpB gene encoding IS66 family insertion sequence element accessory protein TnpB (TnpB, as the term is used for proteins encoded by IS66 family insertion elements, is considered an accessory protein, since TnpC, encoded by a neighboring gene, is a DDE family transposase.), protein MLSLSSTHPFYLYDAPCDMRKSFDGLCGLIHHQMNKVPTSGEVFIFLNKSRTHIKLLHWEYGGYVLYYKRLEQGTFSRPKQRHQPFSYSDLVLMIEGINVLKSTHKKRYSLA, encoded by the coding sequence ATGCTTTCATTGAGTTCTACGCATCCATTTTATCTCTACGATGCACCCTGTGACATGCGCAAAAGTTTTGACGGACTATGCGGCTTGATCCATCATCAAATGAATAAAGTTCCTACCAGTGGAGAAGTGTTTATTTTTCTCAATAAAAGTCGCACTCATATAAAGCTTTTGCATTGGGAATATGGAGGTTACGTACTCTACTATAAAAGGTTGGAACAAGGCACATTTTCAAGGCCAAAACAGCGTCATCAACCATTCTCCTATAGTGATTTAGTACTCATGATTGAAGGAATAAACGTGCTAAAAAGTACGCATAAAAAAAGGTATAGTTTAGCCTAA
- the tnpC gene encoding IS66 family transposase has product MEMVPENLTKQELLQLVYSCNEAISTHEKKEEKYLKELTHYKQENEYLRQQVAMLKRMQFGQKRERFEAESNQMALPFEAPVEEVEKQEKVVEQKIAYTRKAATHIGRAKLPEHLPVEEIEIHPAGDLTDMVCIGKEITEELECVPARFFIKRYIRFKYAPNNGEGVIIGTLPERVIDKGIPGASLLATIITDKYMDHLPLYRQKQRFARENIQIAASTMDSWTKETLLKLEPLYDQLVFDTKSKGYLQVDETPIKVMDSEKKGATHQGYYWVYHAPLEGTVLFDYSPTRGSSAPLPILQNFKGYLQTDGYAVYEKYARSNAITHVACWAHARREFERALDNDKSRAGQALNWIQQLYAIERTIKENSLDHAQAKLLRLEKALPVINMLGKWITLQIKMVLPKSQIGKALAYAYGRWDALSAYLYDGHLQIDNNLVENAIRPVALGRKNYLFAGSHEAAQRAAMIYSFFAICKKHDVNPYQWLKYTLENIMTIKQKDLKSLYPQNYKASIAI; this is encoded by the coding sequence ATGGAAATGGTACCCGAAAACCTTACTAAACAGGAACTCCTACAGCTCGTTTATAGTTGTAATGAAGCCATTTCGACTCACGAAAAAAAGGAAGAAAAATACCTAAAGGAGCTCACGCACTATAAGCAAGAAAACGAATATCTAAGACAACAAGTAGCGATGCTTAAGCGCATGCAGTTTGGACAGAAACGAGAACGTTTTGAAGCAGAAAGCAACCAAATGGCGCTCCCCTTCGAAGCCCCTGTGGAAGAAGTTGAAAAGCAAGAAAAAGTAGTGGAACAAAAAATAGCGTACACCAGAAAAGCCGCTACCCATATAGGCCGTGCCAAATTACCCGAACATTTACCCGTAGAAGAAATAGAAATACATCCAGCAGGCGACTTAACCGACATGGTATGCATTGGTAAAGAAATAACAGAAGAATTAGAATGCGTACCTGCCCGTTTTTTCATCAAACGATATATCCGTTTTAAATATGCCCCTAACAATGGTGAAGGTGTAATTATTGGAACTTTACCTGAAAGAGTAATAGATAAAGGTATTCCAGGTGCTAGTTTGTTAGCCACTATTATTACGGATAAATACATGGATCATTTGCCACTATATCGCCAAAAACAACGTTTTGCAAGAGAAAATATACAAATAGCGGCATCTACCATGGATAGTTGGACAAAAGAAACGCTCTTAAAACTAGAACCGCTGTACGATCAACTGGTTTTCGATACCAAATCAAAAGGTTATTTGCAAGTGGATGAGACGCCGATAAAAGTAATGGATAGCGAGAAAAAAGGCGCTACCCACCAGGGATATTATTGGGTATACCATGCGCCGCTGGAGGGTACAGTGCTATTTGACTATAGCCCTACTCGTGGCAGTAGTGCGCCCTTACCTATCTTACAAAACTTTAAAGGCTATTTACAAACCGATGGCTATGCAGTGTATGAAAAATATGCGCGTAGTAATGCGATTACACATGTAGCTTGCTGGGCACACGCACGCAGGGAGTTTGAGCGTGCATTGGATAATGACAAATCCAGGGCAGGACAAGCTTTGAATTGGATACAGCAGTTGTATGCCATAGAAAGGACAATAAAAGAAAATAGTTTGGATCATGCGCAAGCCAAATTATTGCGATTAGAAAAAGCACTTCCAGTCATTAATATGCTGGGCAAATGGATCACACTACAAATCAAAATGGTATTACCTAAAAGCCAAATCGGTAAAGCGCTCGCCTACGCGTATGGTAGATGGGATGCATTGTCTGCTTATCTATACGATGGTCATCTACAAATAGACAACAACTTGGTGGAAAATGCGATACGACCGGTGGCTTTAGGTCGTAAAAACTATTTGTTTGCTGGTAGTCATGAAGCCGCACAACGTGCAGCCATGATTTATTCTTTCTTTGCTATCTGCAAAAAGCATGACGTCAATCCTTACCAATGGTTGAAATACACGCTCGAAAATATCATGACCATAAAACAGAAGGACCTCAAATCCCTTTATCCGCAGAACTATAAGGCTTCAATTGCTATTTGA
- the tnpA gene encoding IS66 family insertion sequence element accessory protein TnpA, whose protein sequence is MSESTFDYWRKKYHPDHRTNTKFIKITPTVSSVSSVEVHYPNGVRIVVARDMTLISQLIHLY, encoded by the coding sequence ATCTCAGAATCAACCTTTGATTATTGGCGCAAAAAATATCATCCTGACCACAGAACCAATACAAAGTTTATCAAGATTACACCAACAGTATCTAGTGTGTCAAGTGTAGAAGTGCACTATCCCAATGGTGTACGCATTGTAGTTGCACGCGATATGACCTTAATTTCTCAGCTCATTCATTTGTATTAA